A window of Sutcliffiella cohnii contains these coding sequences:
- a CDS encoding aspartate/glutamate racemase family protein → MKTIGLIGGLSWESTAEYYRIINETVKEQLGKLHSAKVLLHSFDFEEIVQLQHNGQWDKATQKMIAAGKTLENGGADFVVICTNTMHIMSEEMTDNLNIPLLHIVDCVGANIQKEKIKKVGLLGTKFTMEQPFYRDLLNEKGIEVIIPDEEERQIVHDIIYHELCKGIIKEESKDMYLSIIHSLKENGAEGVILGCTEIPLLVQQSDTPVPLFDSTAIHAIAAAKEALK, encoded by the coding sequence TTGAAAACAATCGGGCTTATTGGAGGCTTAAGCTGGGAATCAACGGCGGAATATTATCGAATCATTAATGAAACTGTTAAAGAACAATTAGGGAAGCTTCATTCTGCAAAAGTTCTTCTACATTCCTTTGACTTTGAAGAGATAGTGCAACTGCAACACAATGGACAATGGGATAAGGCTACTCAAAAAATGATTGCAGCAGGTAAAACGTTAGAAAATGGTGGAGCTGACTTTGTAGTTATTTGTACAAACACCATGCACATCATGTCCGAGGAGATGACGGATAACTTAAACATCCCCCTACTTCACATTGTTGATTGCGTTGGGGCCAATATTCAAAAGGAAAAAATTAAAAAGGTCGGGCTATTAGGTACAAAATTTACGATGGAGCAACCATTCTACCGCGATTTACTAAATGAAAAAGGAATTGAGGTTATTATTCCAGACGAGGAAGAACGCCAAATTGTACATGACATTATTTATCATGAACTTTGTAAAGGGATTATAAAAGAGGAATCAAAGGATATGTATTTATCCATTATTCATTCTTTAAAAGAAAACGGTGCGGAAGGAGTCATTTTAGGTTGTACGGAAATCCCATTGTTAGTTCAACAATCAGATACTCCAGTTCCATTATTTGATTCCACCGCAATTCACGCAATTGCTGCAGCAAAAGAGGCATTAAAATAA